The Flavobacterium commune genome contains a region encoding:
- the porM gene encoding type IX secretion system motor protein PorM/GldM: MAGGKLTPRQKMINLMYLVFIAMLAMNVSKEVISGFGLMNEKFESSNASSKQTNDQMLLALDTKAAEAKGEFAVASATAHKVKTITDNFYNYINSLKEQATKGFETNPETGKLPYEDMDKGDNVDDWFTGEGYSKKGKEIVATIEKYKADIKATLGTEKKYSGIIKEVEEKFDLSDVKNKEGLKDKYLSYHFKGFPAIATIAKLSSWQNDINKVESDVYSIALGKAAVEAASYSNYQAIVVLDKNAYFQGEQVTGKVVLGRYDENTKPTSFSGPGKIVNGQAVISLTAGGVGEQTIGGQFTFAEDGKTIPLKFSGKYVVVPRPNSATISADKMNVVYRGVSNPISISFAGIADNNVNASAPGLSKVGNGKYVMNPQGGNEVVINVSGKMADGKVASDRKVFRIKGIPGPTGTIRGEMGVVKGPKSNLEIATIGAKLVDFDFDVNIDVVGFNLKVTGQPTVVVQGNKLNAQCKSVLSKAVRGDQVTISEIKTRLVGAGGYLLPRTAPVIFEIQ; the protein is encoded by the coding sequence ATGGCAGGAGGAAAACTAACCCCTAGACAGAAGATGATTAACCTAATGTATCTGGTTTTCATCGCTATGTTGGCAATGAATGTTTCGAAAGAAGTAATATCAGGTTTTGGATTGATGAACGAAAAATTTGAAAGTTCAAATGCAAGTTCTAAACAAACTAATGATCAAATGCTTCTAGCTTTAGATACAAAAGCCGCTGAGGCTAAAGGAGAATTTGCTGTAGCATCAGCAACAGCTCATAAGGTTAAAACAATTACAGATAATTTTTATAACTATATCAATTCTTTAAAAGAGCAGGCTACTAAAGGTTTTGAGACCAATCCGGAAACAGGAAAATTACCATATGAAGATATGGATAAAGGAGATAATGTTGATGATTGGTTTACAGGAGAGGGTTACTCTAAAAAAGGTAAAGAAATTGTCGCTACTATAGAAAAGTACAAAGCGGATATTAAAGCTACTTTAGGTACAGAAAAAAAATATAGTGGTATTATAAAAGAGGTTGAAGAGAAATTTGATCTTTCTGATGTAAAAAACAAAGAAGGTTTAAAAGATAAATATTTGTCTTACCATTTTAAAGGTTTTCCGGCTATTGCAACAATAGCTAAGTTGTCCTCTTGGCAAAATGATATCAACAAAGTGGAATCGGATGTTTATAGTATTGCATTAGGTAAAGCAGCAGTTGAAGCAGCTTCATACAGTAATTACCAGGCAATTGTAGTTTTAGATAAAAATGCTTATTTCCAAGGGGAACAAGTAACTGGTAAAGTAGTTTTAGGTCGTTATGATGAAAACACAAAGCCAACTTCTTTTTCAGGTCCTGGTAAAATTGTAAACGGTCAGGCAGTAATCTCTTTAACAGCAGGTGGTGTAGGAGAACAAACTATTGGAGGTCAATTTACTTTTGCTGAAGACGGAAAAACGATACCATTAAAATTTTCAGGAAAATATGTTGTAGTTCCAAGACCTAATTCGGCTACAATTTCTGCCGATAAAATGAATGTAGTGTATAGAGGTGTTTCAAATCCTATCTCAATTTCATTTGCAGGTATTGCTGATAACAATGTTAACGCTTCTGCCCCTGGTTTGTCTAAGGTTGGTAACGGAAAATATGTGATGAATCCACAAGGTGGTAATGAAGTAGTAATTAACGTGTCAGGTAAAATGGCTGATGGTAAAGTTGCTTCTGATAGAAAAGTATTTAGAATCAAAGGTATTCCGGGACCAACAGGTACAATTAGAGGAGAAATGGGTGTGGTTAAAGGGCCTAAGTCTAACCTTGAAATTGCTACTATTGGTGCTAAATTAGTTGATTTTGATTTTGATGTTAATATAGATGTTGTTGGGTTTAATTTAAAAGTTACCGGTCAGCCTACAGTGGTTGTTCAGGGTAATAAATTAAACGCACAATGTAAATCTGTTCTTTCTAAAGCAGTGAGAGGTGATCAGGTTACCATTTCTGAAATTAAGACAAGATTAGTTGGTGCAGGTGGTTATTTATTGCCAAGAACGGCTCCTGTTATTTTTGAAATTCAATAA
- the porN gene encoding type IX secretion system ring subunit PorN/GldN: MNMRNFLIIAISLIGGVASYAQSNLLNARIPEEIGLKTKAQQISDNDKPLAYGYVHDRDVLMGRMVWEIIDLSEKINFPLYFPIDTANIGSNRRSLYDVLTRAIKSGEISEVYSDSYFNTKKTYKDIQASLSRIDTTDAGREQINAGQKVSDEYVMRSDLTAQDVTQYKIKGFWYFDKRQSELKYRLLAICPVTPDVYTMNNEEKDYIELFWIFFPDAREVLHEAKSFNNKNSAMPVSFDQILNSRRFNSTIYKEENVYGDREIKEYMKDNAQSQLLEAERVKEKIRDFESDMWNY, translated from the coding sequence ATGAATATGAGAAATTTTTTGATAATAGCAATCTCTTTAATTGGAGGAGTGGCTTCTTATGCTCAGTCTAATTTGCTGAATGCTAGGATTCCTGAAGAAATTGGTTTGAAAACTAAGGCTCAACAGATTTCAGATAATGATAAACCGTTAGCTTATGGTTATGTTCATGATAGAGATGTATTGATGGGTAGGATGGTATGGGAAATTATTGATTTGAGTGAGAAAATTAATTTTCCGCTTTATTTTCCTATTGATACCGCTAATATTGGTTCAAACAGACGTTCTTTATATGATGTTTTAACAAGAGCAATAAAAAGTGGGGAAATATCAGAAGTGTATTCGGATAGTTATTTTAATACTAAAAAAACATACAAAGATATTCAGGCTTCTTTGAGTCGTATTGATACTACTGATGCAGGTAGAGAGCAAATCAATGCAGGACAAAAGGTTTCTGATGAATACGTTATGAGATCTGATTTGACTGCTCAGGATGTAACCCAATACAAAATCAAAGGCTTTTGGTATTTTGACAAACGTCAGAGTGAGTTAAAATATCGTTTGTTGGCTATTTGTCCGGTTACACCAGATGTTTATACGATGAATAATGAGGAGAAAGATTATATCGAGTTGTTTTGGATCTTTTTCCCCGATGCCAGAGAGGTGTTACACGAAGCAAAATCATTCAATAATAAAAATTCGGCAATGCCGGTTTCTTTTGACCAAATCTTAAATTCAAGACGTTTTAACAGTACAATTTACAAAGAAGAAAACGTGTATGGAGACAGAGAAATCAAAGAGTACATGAAGGATAATGCACAGAGCCAATTGCTGGAAGCCGAACGTGTGAAAGAGAAGATTCGTGATTTTGAATCCGATATGTGGAATTATTAA
- a CDS encoding NAD(P)/FAD-dependent oxidoreductase: MIDYLIVGCGLAGISFSEIALANNKSILVVDNESQNSSKIAGGLYNPVILKRFSEVWQAKEQLILMNQFYVNLEQKLKIKVDFKTPILRKFFSIEEQNNWFAASDKPALAPFLSTSIITKKYSGIDSPFNYGEVLHTGYVDTASLLEHYKKYLLQEQLLLQESFDYEKLEVLSKGIRYKNIEAKHIVFAEGFGLHANPYFNNLPLDGTKGELFIIKAPGLNLDVIVNTSVFILPLGDGLFKVGATYNWKDKTDLPTEEGRQELTDRIKEIINCEFEIVAHFAGVRPTVKDRRPLVGTHKDYQSIHILNGLGTRGVMLGPAMAQSLFDSIEKGIPLDTEINIDRFKPKNKS; this comes from the coding sequence ATGATTGATTATTTAATTGTGGGTTGTGGACTGGCTGGGATTTCGTTTTCTGAAATCGCTTTGGCAAATAATAAAAGCATTTTAGTTGTAGATAATGAATCGCAGAATTCTTCTAAGATTGCAGGTGGTTTATATAATCCGGTTATTTTAAAACGTTTCAGTGAAGTTTGGCAGGCTAAGGAGCAATTGATTTTGATGAATCAGTTTTATGTTAATTTAGAGCAGAAACTGAAGATTAAAGTAGATTTTAAAACGCCTATTTTGCGAAAGTTTTTTTCTATCGAAGAACAGAATAACTGGTTTGCAGCTTCTGATAAACCAGCTTTAGCACCATTTTTATCCACTTCGATAATTACAAAAAAATACTCCGGAATCGATTCACCATTTAATTATGGAGAGGTTTTGCATACCGGTTATGTAGATACCGCTTCTTTATTGGAACATTATAAAAAGTATCTTTTGCAAGAACAACTTTTGCTTCAGGAATCTTTTGATTATGAAAAGTTAGAAGTTTTGTCGAAAGGTATTCGTTATAAAAATATTGAAGCTAAACATATCGTTTTTGCAGAAGGTTTTGGTTTACATGCAAATCCTTATTTTAATAATTTACCTTTGGATGGAACCAAGGGCGAACTTTTTATTATTAAAGCACCTGGATTGAATTTGGACGTTATTGTTAATACTTCGGTGTTTATTCTTCCGCTTGGTGATGGATTGTTCAAAGTAGGGGCAACTTATAATTGGAAAGACAAAACCGATTTGCCTACCGAAGAGGGAAGACAGGAATTGACAGATAGAATTAAAGAAATTATAAACTGCGAATTTGAAATAGTAGCTCATTTTGCCGGTGTTCGGCCTACAGTAAAAGATCGCAGACCCTTGGTAGGAACACACAAAGACTATCAATCCATTCATATTTTAAATGGTTTAGGAACGAGAGGAGTGATGCTGGGACCGGCAATGGCTCAATCTTTATTTGATAGTATAGAAAAAGGGATTCCGCTTGATACAGAAATTAATATTGATCGCTTTAAGCCTAAAAATAAAAGTTAG
- a CDS encoding DUF983 domain-containing protein, whose amino-acid sequence MLKKGSKLNSILTGTCPKCQNESMYVDKNPLNLANVLKMNEKCSHCGLTYQIEPSFFYGAMYVSYGLNVGIGIASFIVSYLLFHTSLKTAFIAIIATLIILFPFVLRWSRNIYINMFVSYDPDFKV is encoded by the coding sequence ATGTTAAAAAAAGGATCCAAACTAAATAGCATTTTAACAGGAACTTGTCCGAAATGTCAAAATGAAAGCATGTATGTGGATAAAAATCCGCTTAATCTGGCTAATGTTTTAAAAATGAACGAAAAATGCTCGCATTGTGGTTTGACTTATCAGATAGAACCATCCTTTTTTTATGGTGCTATGTATGTAAGCTACGGACTTAATGTAGGTATTGGAATAGCCTCTTTTATTGTTTCTTACCTGTTATTTCACACTTCGCTAAAAACTGCCTTCATAGCCATAATAGCCACTTTAATTATCTTATTTCCATTTGTACTTAGATGGTCGCGCAACATTTATATCAATATGTTTGTGAGTTACGACCCTGATTTTAAAGTCTGA